In Bordetella holmesii ATCC 51541, the following proteins share a genomic window:
- a CDS encoding glutathione S-transferase, C-terminal domain protein, which translates to MSALDVFPVTRKWPALHPDRIQLYSLPTPNGVKVSIMLEETGLPYEAHRVSFYAQDQFSPEFLSLSPNNKIPAILDPHGPDGKPLALFEFGAILVYLASKTGRFLPAEAVGRFETLQWLMFQMGGIGPMFGQLGFFHKFAGKAYEDKRPLDRYVAESSRLLSVLDGRLQDRQWVMGEQYTIADIAIFPWVRNLVGFYGAGELVQFERFANVKRVLEAFVDRAAVQRGLLIPAA; encoded by the coding sequence ATGAGCGCCTTGGACGTTTTTCCCGTTACCCGCAAATGGCCGGCCCTGCACCCGGACCGTATTCAGCTCTATTCGCTGCCGACGCCCAACGGCGTGAAGGTCTCCATCATGCTCGAGGAAACCGGCTTGCCTTATGAGGCGCACCGGGTGAGCTTTTATGCGCAGGATCAGTTCTCGCCAGAGTTCTTGTCGCTGAGCCCTAATAACAAGATCCCGGCCATTCTGGATCCGCACGGCCCGGACGGCAAGCCGCTGGCCTTGTTCGAGTTCGGCGCGATCCTGGTGTATCTGGCCAGCAAGACCGGCCGCTTCTTGCCTGCCGAGGCGGTAGGCCGCTTCGAGACCTTGCAGTGGCTGATGTTTCAGATGGGGGGCATCGGGCCGATGTTCGGCCAGTTGGGCTTTTTCCATAAGTTTGCCGGCAAAGCGTACGAAGACAAACGACCGCTCGACCGTTATGTCGCCGAATCCAGCCGCCTGCTGAGCGTGTTGGACGGGCGGCTGCAGGACCGTCAATGGGTCATGGGTGAGCAGTACACCATCGCCGATATTGCCATTTTCCCGTGGGTGCGCAATCTGGTCGGCTTTTATGGCGCTGGCGAGTTGGTGCAGTTCGAGCGTTTCGCCAACGTCAAACGCGTGCTGGAGGCCTTTGTCGATCGTGCGGCCGTCCAGCGCGGCTTGCTCATCCCGGCGGCGTAA
- a CDS encoding alanine racemase, N-terminal domain protein — protein sequence MRDLAPFSALRVRGLMTLALLSTEAERVRQCFTGLRVLRDRLRQGMPYVEELSMGMSGDYEIAIEEGATVVRVGQAIFGARDTPDAFYWPER from the coding sequence TTGCGCGATCTCGCGCCGTTTTCTGCGTTGCGGGTGCGTGGGCTCATGACGCTTGCCCTGCTGTCGACCGAGGCAGAGCGCGTGCGGCAATGTTTTACCGGGCTGCGTGTGTTGCGCGATCGATTGCGCCAGGGCATGCCTTACGTCGAGGAACTCTCGATGGGGATGTCCGGCGACTATGAGATCGCCATCGAAGAAGGGGCTACGGTCGTGCGTGTCGGCCAGGCCATTTTTGGCGCCCGCGACACGCCTGACGCGTTCTACTGGCCCGAGCGCTAA
- a CDS encoding alanine racemase, N-terminal domain protein → MCATPTQHELHGRWPQARTVDDFRVNLAAVQARIDAACDRAGRAAGSVRLLPVSKTVDEARIRLAYAAGCRFLGENKLQEVSRKWEALADLPDLRWSVIGHLQTNKARLVARYAQEFQALDSLRVAQALERRLQDEGRALDVFVQVNTSGEDSKYGFAPDQVE, encoded by the coding sequence ATGTGCGCCACGCCGACACAACATGAATTGCATGGCCGTTGGCCGCAGGCCAGGACCGTGGACGACTTTCGGGTCAATCTGGCGGCCGTACAGGCGCGTATCGATGCGGCATGTGACCGCGCCGGCCGCGCTGCTGGCAGTGTGAGGCTGTTGCCCGTGAGTAAAACGGTCGATGAGGCACGCATCCGGCTGGCCTATGCCGCCGGATGCCGGTTCCTTGGCGAGAACAAGCTGCAAGAAGTCTCGCGCAAGTGGGAGGCGTTGGCCGACTTGCCGGATTTGCGCTGGTCGGTGATCGGTCATTTGCAGACCAACAAGGCCAGGCTCGTGGCGCGTTACGCGCAGGAGTTCCAGGCGTTGGATAGTTTGAGGGTCGCGCAGGCGCTGGAGCGGCGCTTGCAGGACGAAGGCCGCGCATTGGATGTGTTCGTGCAGGTCAATACTTCGGGTGAAGACAGCAAGTACGGATTTGCTCCAGACCAGGTCGAGTAG